The Argonema galeatum A003/A1 DNA segment GAACCCTCGTCCAGCTTCACCAGCTTTTTCTGCTTCGATCGCAGCATTTAAAGATAATAAATTTGTTTGCTCTGCTACTTTGGTAATGGTAGTCAGTACGACTGCAACATTTTTCGTTCTTTCATCGATGGTTTGCAGCTTCCTAGAAATATTTTTTGAAGCCTTTTCCATGTCTTGCATAGTTTCTTTCATCTGGATTATATCTGACTGACTATTTTTGGCAAATTTAGCCGTTCCTTGTGACGTGGAAGCAACTTGACGAATTTGCTGTACCAGGTTTTCAATTAGTTGCGAAATTTCCTGAGTGGATTTCATCACCTCAATAATCAATTCCGCCTGGTTCGTTACTACCACCTCTTGTTGTTTCGCAGTCGCCAACAATTCTGTAGCTGAGGCGGAAACCTGAATTCCCGATTCTTGCGTTTGTTTAATCAAAGAATTCAAGTTTTTAATCATGTATTTAATAGCAGACAATAACTGTCCTATTTCATCCTGAGAATCGATGCGGACATTAATTGTTAAATCGCCTTGAGCAACATCTTTAGTAATAGCTCCAGCCTGGGAAATACGAACAGTAATTTCCCGCGCTATTTGGAAAACTAAAAAAATCGAAATACCCAGAGCAATTAAACTCGATCCCAGATAAATTAACCGCTTATTTTCAAAATCCTGAATACGTCGCTCAATCAGGTTATCCAGTTCCGTTCTCGTAACCGTCCACAGTTGGGAACCTTTGCTAACTACTTCTTCTCCCTGTTGAAAAAAACTTTCGTTGAGGATATCTATACTACCAATTCTGGCCAGCTGGATCAAACTTTCGCTAAACTTCTTGACAGCAGCTTCATAATACTTAAGAACTGGTGGTATATTTTGCAGAGAGGGAAGCTCGCCATAGAAATTCTTATCTTCCTGTATAGAAGTAGAAATTCCTTGTACAATCCGTGCTAAATCAGCGTTTTGCAGCAATGAAGCATAAACTTCTAACTTGATTTTTTCTTGATTTGCAAGTTGGTTCTGCGAAGTTAATCCTTGGCTGTACAATAAAATCTCTCCTACTCGTTGTTGAGCCTGTGGAATAGCCAAAAGAATAACATCCATCAAATAATATGAATCCAGATCTGGATCTAAAATCAAATTTGAGGTATCCCCAACTCTGCTAATTAATCCACTTATAGCTTGTGTCAGATCGCTATACTGTTGCATCGTCTGACTGCTTTGCAATCTCTGCCACTGTTCTGTTATTGTTGCAGGCAATAATTTTTCCCTACCGGCTTCTTTTAGCTGTGAAGGAGTAATTTTAAGTGGCGTTCCTACAGCTTCTGTTTCTTTTTCAAGGGTTTCAAGGTTATTTTCAATCAGAGTTTTTATTGTTGTTAAATTATCTATAAAGGGAGGATTTTCACCCCCTGTAATCACCACCAACCGCTGCTGTTTTGGAACTAATGCTAAAAGTTCGGTTAAAGGTGCTAAAAATCTATTTCCAAAGATTTCTAACCGAGCGAAATTTATATCATCGTTAATCCCAGAAACTGTGAAATACAACAGCATCAGTATCGGTATAGAAAAAGATAGCACGCTCAGCCATAGCTTTTGCGATATTTTGAGCGAATTTAAAGATAGTCCCATAAAATTTAAGACCATTCCTCTTGTACAATGATACCGATCGCTGGGAAGCAAGGGTGGCGGGGGACAAAGGGGACAACTGTTCCCTAGCAACTTTTTATCACCGCACCCGAACAGGAGAGAGAATGATATAGTGTCCCGTAGCACTGGTCTAAGGATAGCAAAAAAAACAGGGCCAGAAAATTAACAAACTATGCCATTGGACTTATATTACCTTGTTAACGCAAAATTTTCGTAGGGTGCATTACACTACTTTAACGCACCCTACGGATTTAATGTTAGATGCTCAACCGTTGGTAAATCTCATCCAAATGTTTGAGATGATGTTGCGGATCGAAACACTGCTCTATTTCTTCTGAAGATAACAGTTTGGTAACCCGATCGTCTTTTCCAATCAAAGCATGAAAATCTCCTTCCGGTTTATTCCAAGCTTGATGAGCTAAAGATTGGACGATCGCATAAGCTTCTTCTCGCCCCAAACCTTTTTCTACCAAGGTTAGCATCACCCTTTGGCTGAACACTACGCCGCCATAAACGTTCATATTTCGCGCCATATTTTCGGGATAAACTAACAGATGTTTCACCAAATCGGTGATTTCTGATAACATAAAATGCGTTAGGGTGCAACA contains these protein-coding regions:
- a CDS encoding methyl-accepting chemotaxis protein; protein product: MGLSLNSLKISQKLWLSVLSFSIPILMLLYFTVSGINDDINFARLEIFGNRFLAPLTELLALVPKQQRLVVITGGENPPFIDNLTTIKTLIENNLETLEKETEAVGTPLKITPSQLKEAGREKLLPATITEQWQRLQSSQTMQQYSDLTQAISGLISRVGDTSNLILDPDLDSYYLMDVILLAIPQAQQRVGEILLYSQGLTSQNQLANQEKIKLEVYASLLQNADLARIVQGISTSIQEDKNFYGELPSLQNIPPVLKYYEAAVKKFSESLIQLARIGSIDILNESFFQQGEEVVSKGSQLWTVTRTELDNLIERRIQDFENKRLIYLGSSLIALGISIFLVFQIAREITVRISQAGAITKDVAQGDLTINVRIDSQDEIGQLLSAIKYMIKNLNSLIKQTQESGIQVSASATELLATAKQQEVVVTNQAELIIEVMKSTQEISQLIENLVQQIRQVASTSQGTAKFAKNSQSDIIQMKETMQDMEKASKNISRKLQTIDERTKNVAVVLTTITKVAEQTNLLSLNAAIEAEKAGEAGRGFAVVAREIRRLADQTAVASLDIERIIHDMQLAVLEGVMEMNNFIPQFYYGADKISKISSQLGKIIQQVQALSPQAQTISSSMVNLGQGMAEIKDSLSQTYLAIEDLNKAAISLRDRVSKFKVNA